DNA sequence from the Peptoniphilus sp. GNH genome:
GTAAGATTGCAGCTCTTGATCCAGAAGATTTTGCCATGAAGATGTTTAGAGCTGGCACTAGTCTGGAAGGCAAAAAGCCTGAAGAACTTTTAAAAACTGATGTGAAGAATTTTTCATTTGAAGGCAAAAATGTAAGGGTCTGCCAAATTTTTACTATGGATTTAGATAGTCTAGAGTCAGTTGAAAAAGACCTTAGGCTTTCTATGGAAAATTACATCAAGAGGGAAGATGTGGAATCTTTTGTTCTTATGATAACTGACATATTCAAAGAGCTTTCTGAAGTGCTTGTAGTTGGAAAGTTCAAAGAGGAGTTGGCAAGGCAGTTTGATAAAGAAAGCGTTGATGGCAAGTTTTTAGCCGAGGGACTTTTGTCTCGAAAAAAACAGCTGATTCCAAAATTGTCTATGGCAATTAGTGAAAAAAGTAAATAAAAAACCGAGAGGATATCTACTAATCCCCGCAAGGATTTGTATATCTTCTCGGTTTTTTTATTTGTACATATTATTTAGCTTCTTCTACTTGAGGATACAGAATTTATAGTTGTTGTCCTTAAAGTATTTAATTATACCTGGGAGGGCATTCACTGTGACTTGCTTATTTATAGCATCGTGCATAAGAACTACAGCCACATTATTGTGCACATTCTTATTTAGAGAATTAATTGTGTATTGAATCATGCCCTCTGGAGTTTCTGGTCTTAAACTTTTTATCTCTGCATCTCCTGCAAGAGAATTCCAATCTATCCATTCTATGCCCATATCTGAAAGACCCTTGTCGGCAGCTTCCATGTCATCCCAAGACATATGACCGCCAGGATATCTCCAAACGCCTGAATGGAAATTTTCTCCAAAGATTTCTTGCAATCTTTGAGCGGATAATTTGGCTTCACTCAAGATATCAAGTGTGGAGGCCTTTTTGTCTGGATAGAGTGAATCATAGTCATGAGAATATGAATGCAGGGCTATGGAGTTGCCATTATTTATTATGGCCTTCATGACGGGAATATTTTTATTTGTCATATTCCTACCAATGAGGAAAAAGGTTCCTCTTACTTTTTCTTTTTGCAAGATTTTTAAAACTTGAGGAGTTATTGTTCTATTAGGACCGTCATCAAAAGTTAGAAATACTAATTTGTCATCACCCGTATAAGTCTTCTCGCCCCTTATATATTCTCTGATTTCTTTAGTTTTATAGGCGTACTTGTCGGCTTTTATAAGGTGAGCGCTTCCAGGCATGAGTTTATTTTCAAAATTGACCATGGAATCTTGGGCAATAGTGGAAAGCTCCAAGGCGTTGTTGTAGAAAGTGTCTTCTTGATTAAAAATACCTCTTTTTTCCTCTAGCATTTTGCCGATGTACCAGCGCCCCAAATTTGCCTGTGGAACTTGGGCATCTTTGGCTTTGTTTGAGAAAGACAATTTTTTAAAGGCTCCAGCAAGAATTAAAATAAAGATTAAAATAAGGCCGAGCCTTGTAAAAAATCTTCTCCTTCGAAGAGCTGCTCTTCTCTTAGGATTTCTAGTTCTTCTTGGACTGCGTGGAGCTTTTTTATCATTTTCATTTCTTTCGGTCTTTTCATCTCTTCTCTGAGATTTTGCATTTGGATTGCTAGTCGCCTGTTTTTTTGTAGTTTTTTTGTGCTTTATTTCTATATTTGTGTCTATTTCAAATGGTTCAAATTTTTTCATCATCCTACCTCTTATTCACTAAGGGATATTGTAACACGAAATTTGAAATATGTTTTTACAAATTAGTTAAGATTTATAATCAAATTGTAGAAATAGTGAAGAGCCTCCTCGGTGCTTAGATTCTTGTTAAAATCCGTAGCCCTATCTTCAAATATTTTGTAAGAATAGCTGAAGTAGACTTGAGTTATGTCATCTTTATCTAGATATTTAGAGTTTTTAAAGAGTTTTTTGTCAAAAATTTCTGGGCTCAACTCATTCGAATAATTGAAGAATGTTTCATTGGCTAAAATTTTTAGAGCCTCTTTGATTTTTAAACTTTCTCCCATTTCTTTATCTGAATAGCCATATTTCTCGCGGTAGTAGGACAAATCTCTGAAAGTAGACTCAGGATAAATGAGTTTAAATAGGTCTGAGCGACTTATTTCATCGGTTAGGACCTTTTTATTTATACCTATGGAGTAGTCCTTCAAAATAGAGATTTCATCTTTATATTTGGAATCATCAATATTTTCATACTCAAATTCGGAAGTGAAGTTTTCGAAATATTTACTTCCATCAGATTTGAAAATTGGATTGAGATTTTCAAAAGAGTAGATTAGTCTAATTTTGTTTTGATCATAAATGTAGTAATTTTTAAAGCTGTTTTCTGAATATAGCTTTTGCTCCGCAGCTTTTATGTTGGCGCTTATTGTAGATGCTGGTGCTTGGATGTGCTTGTAATTTTTGTTGAAGTCTGTGACTTTTGCATTTTTTCTATCTATTGAAAGGCTGATAGACTTGTCAAATACAGGTCTGTTTTTTATATATAGATTAAAGGAAATGTCATAGGCATCTTTTCGGGAGTGGACAATTGCCCTATTTGGATTAAAATCGCAAGAGAGCTCGGGAGTCTTTTCTTTTATAAATTTTTTGGCGATTTCGATAGCTTTTTCTTCAGATAAAACTTTTTTAGATGCTTGTTGAGAAGTATTTGGGTTTGAGAAAGCGACCAGATTTAAATTTTCAGCATCAAGACTTAAGTAGGCATTATTTTTATCATAGGAAAAATTCCAAGTATAAGAGCCGTCAGCTTCTTTTATCAAACCCTTGCTAGAAGGGTTATGTAAGTTAAATAGTTTTTCAGCCTTCTTGCTAGCTTCTTCAAAGCTTTTTAGTTTTGAGTAGGATTCAAGCTCGCGTTTTTCAAAAGGACTAAGACCAGAATCACGAGCCTCTTTAGCTTTTTCATCATTTGAGAAGTAAGAGTATTTTAGACTGGAATCTGGCAAGAAAAACTTTTTATTAATTGCATCTAAAAATAAGGCTTCATCTTCAATAGAAATTACATCTTCTAAGTTCACTTTTTTAGAAGAATAAAGTTCCTTATATCCTGCAAGCAGGGGCCTTTTTTCTTTAAAAAGCCTAATGGCTTCTTCACGAGATATCTTATTTTTTTCAGAAAAAGAAGAATCTGGATACTTTAGACTTTGACTCTCCCTTGAAAAAAATTTGAGGTCTAGATTCTTATCAAAAGAAAGATTAAGAGTGTCGCCCAGGACATCAATACCGCCCACAGATCTTTGGTAGATAAGTTTATAAGCAAAGGGATCTTTATCAAGTCTTGCCTCTTTTAGAGTATAAGATGAGCCATCTGTTAAAAGTTTTTTGACCCACTTGTCTGCGAGCTTAATAAGACTTTCTTTGGAAACAAGCTTTATAGCTTGTTCTTCTTTTTCTTTTTTGTGAATATTTTCATTTATATTGGCATAGATAATGTTGCCCTTGCCGTCGGTGCGTATGTAAATATTGTCGTCTGTTTTAGTATTTGACCAGCTATATGACAGATTTAACTCATCGTTTTCTGAGAATGACGAGTAGTCAAAGCCGTCATAAGAATTGGAGATTGCAAAGAGGTTTTTGAGTCGAACAATATTTTTTTCGTTTAATCTTGCATCGTTTTTTGCGCTGGATGACTTAAGAGGGGACTCTTGCTTTTGAGAAGCTTGGACCTTGGTATATGTAAAAGATGAAAATAAGAGCAAGGCCGCAAGACTTATAGATAATTTCTTCATATTTTTACTCCTTTCTTTTAATAACTTTATAATAGCACAGCCATTTCATGAAATCGTTACAAAAGGCTTACATAAGCAAAATTTTAATGAATTTTTATTAAATCAAGGACTGGGGCTTTTTCAAATAGAGATATTATTAAATATTAATTAGCATGAAACTTTGCTTATGCTATAATCATTATGATTAATAAAAAGGAGAATAAAATGATAAGTGTAAATGATTTGAGTGTGATTTTCCCTGACAAGGTGCTTTTTGACGATGTCAATCTCCAATTCACACCTGGCAATTGCTATGGAATTATAGGTGCTAATGGGGCGGGAAAGTCAACTTTTTTAAAAATTTTATCCAAGGAAAAGGAACCGTCTACTGGAAGCATTTCGATTTCTAAAAACTCTAGAATGTCAAAGCTAGCCCAAGACCACTATGCCTATGACAAGTATCCAGTGCTAGATACTGTTATCATGGGAAACAAGAGGTTATATGACTTGGGAAAGGAAAAAGATGCTATCTACATGAAGGAAGATTTTAATGATGAAGATGGCATGAGGGCAGCGGAGCTAGAGGCGGAGTTTGCTGAGCTTGGAGGCTGGGAAGCTGAATCAGAAGCATCATCTCTACTTCAAGGACTTGGAATCCCGACAGAAGTCCACTATGATTTGACTGGTAGCCTTACAGAAGCAGACAAGGTAAAGGTCTTGCTTGCTCAGGCTCTTTTTGGAAGTCCTGATATCCT
Encoded proteins:
- a CDS encoding polysaccharide deacetylase, whose amino-acid sequence is MKKFEPFEIDTNIEIKHKKTTKKQATSNPNAKSQRRDEKTERNENDKKAPRSPRRTRNPKRRAALRRRRFFTRLGLILIFILILAGAFKKLSFSNKAKDAQVPQANLGRWYIGKMLEEKRGIFNQEDTFYNNALELSTIAQDSMVNFENKLMPGSAHLIKADKYAYKTKEIREYIRGEKTYTGDDKLVFLTFDDGPNRTITPQVLKILQKEKVRGTFFLIGRNMTNKNIPVMKAIINNGNSIALHSYSHDYDSLYPDKKASTLDILSEAKLSAQRLQEIFGENFHSGVWRYPGGHMSWDDMEAADKGLSDMGIEWIDWNSLAGDAEIKSLRPETPEGMIQYTINSLNKNVHNNVAVVLMHDAINKQVTVNALPGIIKYFKDNNYKFCILK